CCTTGTAGTAGATTCGAGTTGACGGATAACTTGAGTTGTAGCATATCCATCCAATAAAGGCATCTGACAATCCATCAAGATAATATCGTAATCTTTAGACTGCATTAACTCCAATACCTGTTCTCCATTCTCCGCTAAATCTGCTTGACATCCCAATTGGGATAAATACGTCATTGTCACTTTCTGATTGACAATATTATCTTCGGCTAATAGAATTTTCGATTTTCTTAACTCTTCTAACCCAATATTTGGCTTAGAGTTATCTCGAAGATGGTGAATAACTGCACTCGCAGCAGAATCATTAGGTAAAACTGGATGCTCAATACCCAGAGATAAATACAGGGATTTAAGTAGTCGCTGCGCCTTAAAAGGCTTCGTAACATACCCACAAAATCCTTGATGGATGATTGTTTCCGTTTCACCTTGTCTGTTGGCAGTCAGCATTGCCATAATCGGTAAATCGGCAAATCCTTCTTTCCCATGAATTAGCTGGACTAATTTAGAACCATTAAAACTAGTCAGTCCCCAATCTATAATGGCAACATCAACCTTGTGACTAGTATCGAGATATTTGAGTGCGTCAACAATATTAGATACCTCATAGACTTCTGCACCAAATTTAGCGAGTTCATAACCTATAGCATGGCGAGTATGTCGGTTTGCATCAACTACTAAAATACTCCGCTTACCTAAAGCATGAGCATTATCATCTAGAGGTGGGGGATTTGAAATGGGTTGGAGCGCGAAAGGAATCCTAAACCAAAAACAAGTCCCTTTGCCATTCTCGACGGGGCTAGATACACCGATCTCACCTTGCATTAGCTCCACCAACTGACGACAGATTGCTAGTCCTAGTCCAGTACCACCAAAACGGCGATTGGTAGAGGTGTCAACTTGGGAAAAAGGTTTAAATAGCTTATCTTGATTTTTGGAATCAATGCCAATACCCGTGTCAATGACTGAGAATCGCAAATAGACTGGAGATTGTGGCGAATCCTTATTTGTTAGAGGGTTGTCTTGCTCAAAATTGCGATCGCGTTCGACGCGCACAACAATCTCGCCCTCAGTCGTAAATTTAATTGCATTACCAATTAAATTCATCATAATTTGTCTAAATCTAACAGTATCTGCTATTAATAAATTTGGTAAGCCTTTATCAAAACAAGCATTAATTTCTAGTCCTTGATTATGGGCTTGTAATGCAAAAAGCTCCAAAATTTCTTCTATACACTTGTTCAAATCAAAGGGTAGATTCTCTAATTTTAATTGTCCTTCTTCTAATTTTGACAAATCTAAAATACGGTTAATTAAACTAAGCAATAAATTGCCGCTCAACCGAATATTTTCTACAAAATCCTGTTGACGATCATCTAGAGGTGTTGCAAGTAATAGCTCGGTCATTCCCAAAACCCCATTCATGGGAGTCCGAATTTCATGACTCATATTTGCTAAGAAAATGGTCTTAGCTTTTGCTGATTGCTCAGCAAATTGTCTCGCGGCTAATAGTTCTTGTTCTTTTCGCTTCAGTTCTGTAATATTACGACCAACATAGACAAAATTATGGCTAGATTCAACATTATACTCAAGTTGATGGTTTTGGATAGTTGAGCAAGAGAAAGATATCAAAATCTCCTCACTAGTTTTTGATAGACATAATATTTCGATATTTGTAAAATATCGATCGCTATCTAACAACTGTTCATTATTTAACTGGTTTTTTAGATAATTTTGATGAATCAAATCTAATTGATTAGGATTTTTAAATAATGAAGCGATCGACCCATTCACTAGTTCATCTTGAGAATAACCAAATAAGTTGATCGCCGCAGGGTTAATCGTCTTAATTTTGCCTTGATAATCAGTGACAATTAGAGAATCAGCCATCGCAGAAATAATTTTGTCAATATATTCCTTTGATTTTAATAAAGCATTAGCGAGTAAATCTGATTCATTAGCTCTTTGCATTAATGTCTGGGACATTATCATCACATCTGTGGCATCTTCAATGCAGATAATAATATTCTTATCTTCTTCTTCTAATTCATTTGTGCCAATAATATAGAAATTAAAATAGAGAGGTTCTTGAGGATTGAGTGAACGACACACTCCTTTAATTTCAAGACTAGTAAGTTGGTTGAGCCAAATATTATTAAAAGATTCTTCTAACCCAATTATTTCTGGAAATGCATTCCGAATATCTTTGTTTAGTAATGATTCGTAGGGATATTCAGAAAATCGTTCGGCTCCATAGGAAGTATCAGTAATCACAAACTGTCGATCAATCGTAATAAACGATCGCTCTGAAGCAGTGAGAAGTTTTTTTAGAAGTTTTGACTGTTTCATAGCAGTTAATGATTTGATCAATAAGAATGCTGAACGATTATTTATTGGAAATATTCTTACTTGTAGCCTTCTAATACTTTGATTGTAGTCGTAGGGCCTTTATTCTAGCATTAGCATCTGAAATGCTAATTTTTTGAATGTTTCATCAACGCCTTCACCAGTTTTAGCGGATGTAATATTTATGGATATATTTAGGTTCGCAAAGTCGGCAGGGATAGATTGCAGTAGTCTCTCCCTCTCATGACTTTCAATTAAATCAACTTTGTTCAAGGCGATGATTAAGTTGGATTGAGGATTAATGGATTGAAAAAGCTGTACATGATCTTTGAGATTTTGCATACTTGAGTTTCTGGTCACATCGCCAACGATGATTGCTCCCTTTGCGCCTTGTAAATAACTAGGCGCGATCGCCTTAAATCGAGTACTGCCTTCGATATCCCAAATAATTAACTGCAATTGTTTTAATTCTACTGAAGAATCATTAAAACTGGCTTCATTAATTGATACTAATTTTCGAGAGATTTTTACACCAACCGTTGACAAAT
This genomic stretch from Pseudanabaena galeata CCNP1313 harbors:
- a CDS encoding response regulator; amino-acid sequence: MKQSKLLKKLLTASERSFITIDRQFVITDTSYGAERFSEYPYESLLNKDIRNAFPEIIGLEESFNNIWLNQLTSLEIKGVCRSLNPQEPLYFNFYIIGTNELEEEDKNIIICIEDATDVMIMSQTLMQRANESDLLANALLKSKEYIDKIISAMADSLIVTDYQGKIKTINPAAINLFGYSQDELVNGSIASLFKNPNQLDLIHQNYLKNQLNNEQLLDSDRYFTNIEILCLSKTSEEILISFSCSTIQNHQLEYNVESSHNFVYVGRNITELKRKEQELLAARQFAEQSAKAKTIFLANMSHEIRTPMNGVLGMTELLLATPLDDRQQDFVENIRLSGNLLLSLINRILDLSKLEEGQLKLENLPFDLNKCIEEILELFALQAHNQGLEINACFDKGLPNLLIADTVRFRQIMMNLIGNAIKFTTEGEIVVRVERDRNFEQDNPLTNKDSPQSPVYLRFSVIDTGIGIDSKNQDKLFKPFSQVDTSTNRRFGGTGLGLAICRQLVELMQGEIGVSSPVENGKGTCFWFRIPFALQPISNPPPLDDNAHALGKRSILVVDANRHTRHAIGYELAKFGAEVYEVSNIVDALKYLDTSHKVDVAIIDWGLTSFNGSKLVQLIHGKEGFADLPIMAMLTANRQGETETIIHQGFCGYVTKPFKAQRLLKSLYLSLGIEHPVLPNDSAASAVIHHLRDNSKPNIGLEELRKSKILLAEDNIVNQKVTMTYLSQLGCQADLAENGEQVLELMQSKDYDIILMDCQMPLLDGYATTQVIRQLESTTRSSKHVVIIAMTANAFTEDRDRCLAMGMDDFLSKPIRRQQLKETLEDWIIKQKLKENLRSWII
- a CDS encoding Rab family GTPase, producing the protein MHSSTKVISQKICLIGDFGVGKTSLIRQFVDRQFSDKYLSTVGVKISRKLVSINEASFNDSSVELKQLQLIIWDIEGSTRFKAIAPSYLQGAKGAIIVGDVTRNSSMQNLKDHVQLFQSINPQSNLIIALNKVDLIESHERERLLQSIPADFANLNISINITSAKTGEGVDETFKKLAFQMLMLE